Genomic segment of Gloeocapsa sp. PCC 7428:
CGCATCCCTTGTGCGCCTGATGTTAAAATCAATTCCACACCATAAGCTTTGAGCATCGTTTGCCGTTCAATGCTCATCGTATCCGGCATTGTCACAATTAATCGATAGCCTTTCGCCGCTGCGACCATTGCCAAAGCAATACCTGTGTTACCCGAAGTCGGCTCTACTAATACAGTTTTTCCAGGTTCAATTAAACCCGCTTCCTCGGCAGCTGCTACCATACTGACACCGATACGGTCTTTGACAGAAGCTGCGGGATTCATTCCTTCTAGTTTAACGACGATTCGTCCTACACATCCTTCTGATTGCGGAATGCGATTGAGTTGTACTAAAGGTGTTCGACCGACTAACTGAGTAATATCTTGAGCAATTCGCATCGTTTTACAGGCTCTACTAGCCACAGCTTAACAGGTAGTTTTATTATACTCCGGTTCTCCGATGGAGTTTTAGTATTTTAAGGCTTGCTTTGGATTTCTTTATATGTCATACTTTGAGTTGCTCAAGAGATAAAAATACGATATTCCTACCAAGATACAGTAGATTAAAATAGGAGAGGATACCCAGAATCAGCAAAAAACTTTGTCAGAGTGAACAAGGAGTGGCACTAAGCGATTGCGTGCCATCACATAGCTGAAAAAGCTTGAACTTGTAACGATGTGACAGAAGCGCAAGTAGCTGTTGGGTGTACTTTCACCGCAAGAGACAACGATCAAAAAAAGCTAACTTATGCTCGTTCAAGATGTCGCAGTAGATACAACACAAAGTTTTGATTTAAACGAACTAAATCAGCGCTTTGCCGAGGTTCATCCAATTAATATACTAGGGTGGTGCCTAGAAAATTTGCGCCCTGGTTTAGTTCAAAGTAGTGCTTTTAACGTTAATGGTATGGCAATTATGCATATGCTGTACCAAATCGCGCCGAATCCTCCGGTACCAGTTTTATTTCTGGATACGCTACACCATTTTCCAGAAACTTTGGAGCTTGTGCGCGACGCCCAAAAGCTTTATGAGTTAGATTTGCACGTGTATCGAGTTCCTGATGCAGATTCGCGGGAAAGCTTTGCGGCGCGCTACGGAGAATCGCTGTGGGAAAAAGATTTTGAGAAATACCATTACTTAACGAAAGTTGAGCCACTACAGCGGGGCTTACGCGAGTTAGATGCGACGGCGTGGATTACCGGAAGACGCCGCGATCAATCGTCAACGCGATCGCATACTCCGATTTTTGAACAAGACAAACACGGGCGACTTAAAATTAACCCCTTAGCAAGTTGGACGCGCCAAGATGTGTGGAAGTATGTCATGAGACATAACGTGCTTTACAATCCACTACACGATCAGGGCTATCCAAGTATTGGCGACGAACCAACAACAACACCAGTAAATGCGGGTGAAGACGAACGCGCAGGACGTTGGCGAGGTATGGGGAAAACAGAATGTGGTATTCATTTGTAAACTTACTCTGGCACAATGCCATCTAAACTGGAATTATAGAGGTCAGGAGTCAGAGGTCGGAGATCGGGGACTTTGATTCGAGAATCTTACTGCTTTTGGTGTAAGAAAAATGAGCAATCACAATCATGCTTGTTGTGGACCAGGTTACGCGTCGCCAGCAGATGCAATTCAAGCTGAACGCGAAAAGCTACTTTATACGATCGCCCTCTACACAGGAACAGGAATCGAAGAACCTGATTACTTAGCCACGATCGATGTTGACCCTAACTCTCCGACCTATTCGCAAGTGATTCATCGCTTACCGATGCCGTATATTGGTGATGAATTGCATCATTTTGGTTGGAATGCTTGCAGTTCGTGTCATGGCGATGCGAGTAAATCGCGGCGCTTTTTGGTGGTTCCTGGTCAAAGATCGAGTCGAATTTATATTATTGATGTCGCCGAGGCGCGATCGCCCAAAATCCACAAAGTTATTGAACCTGAAGAAATTATTCAAAAGACGAATTTAACCGCACCGCATACGGTACATTGTCTTGCGGATAGTCATGTGATGATTTCGATGTTAGGCGACAGCGAAGGTAATGCGCCTGGTGGTTTTTTATTACTCAACGCGGATTTTGAAATTGCGGGGCGTTGGGAACTCTCCTCAGGAATGAACTTTAACTATGACTTTTGGTATCAACCGCGTCATAACGTCATGGTGAGCAGCGAGTGGGGCGCGCCGAAAACGTATTACCCTGGCTTTGACCTTGATGATGTCACCGCTGGAAACTACGGTCATCACCTGCACTTTTGGGATTGGTCGCAGCATAAAATTATCCAAAGTGTAGATTTAGGCACAGAAGGGTTAATTCCGTTAGAAGTTCGGTTTCATCACGATCCTGATAGTACGCATGGTTTTGTCGGTGCAGCACTCAGTAGTAATGTATGGCATTGGCACAAACCAAACGGACATTGGCAAGTCGAGAAAGTGATTGATGTTCCATCGGTTGATGTCGAAGGTTGGGCAATTCCTGTACCGTCGCTGATTACAGATATTTTACTTTCAATGAGCGATCGCTATTTGTATTTTTCCAACTGGTTGCATGGTGACATTCGCCAGTACGACATTAGCGATCCATCGCAGCCTAAGCTAACAGGACAAGTTTGGTGCGGTGGCTTGCTAGGTAAAGGTGGTGAAGTGCAAGGACGTAAACTTCAAGGCGGACCGCAAATGCTGCAATTAAGTCTTGACGGTAAGCGGCTTTATGTCACCAACTCGCTATTTAGCACTTGGGACAATCAATTTTACCCAGACTTGGCAAAAAGTGGTTCGTATATGTTGCAAATTGACTGCGACACCGAAAACGGCGGTCTAAAAATCAATGAAGACTTTTATGTAGACTTTGGCAAAGAACCCGCAGGACCCGCACGCGCGCACGAGATGCGCTACCCTGGCGGCGATTGTACTTCGGATATTTGGATTTAGAAAGTGCGATCGCGGTGTGACTCAAACCTACAGATCAATAAATAGCCTTCTGACTGAAGTCAGGGCTACCCAAACGAAGTGTACCTTCGTACACTAAAACAAGACTTTTAACAGGGTAACGTATGCCTTGCCCGTATAGTCCACGAAGGTGGACTTTGTTTATGTAGTAGCGAATAAATTCGCAATTCTTTTCATGCAGAAGATCTATAGATTTGCCCCAAAGTGAATTAAGAGTCCCCCAATTTGTTGGGGGATTTAGGGCGCTAACTCACTAATTCCATCGCACGTTTCACTAAATTTTCTGCGGTTAAACCATTCAACGCCATCAATTGGGCGGGGCTAGCGGTTGTTTCTCCGCGTTTCCAAGCAAACGTATCGCGTTTGGCGGTACTGCGTAGCATGATTGGTTCTAGCATTCCACTCGCACCCGCTGTTACCCCAATTAAAGCATCGCCACCGAATAACTTTTCAAATTCCGCATCATCAAGGAAATCGCCATCAGGTTCAGCGCAGCTATCCCATGCAACATCACTTGGACGATACAAGCGACGAGGATTAACAACCGATACAACCCTGACGCCGACTTCTTGAACAGCAAGCGCCGACGCAGCTTCTAACACTGGTAGCAATACCATGTCACCAACAACAGCAAAGACAACGGTTTTACTTCCAGAGGCTTCTTGCAGTGCGATCGCGCCATCTTCTATTGCTTTTCTTCCTTGTTCAAATGTGGTGCGAATTGGTAAGGGTGACTTACTCGCAGTGATAACAATACCTTTGTTTTTCGTTGTCAACGCCCACTCGTAGGCGACTTGAATAGAGTTAGCATCTGGGGGAAAGATCGGAAAGACATTACCATTGCGCATCATCGCGGCAAAATAGGCTTCCACTTCTGGACGTTGGTGCGTCCAACCGTTACGCCCTTGTTCTAATGCGCCAGCCGTAAATAAAGTCACTGTCGATGGCGTTGGACGGCGTAATTCTGCCATCGCTTGCGTCACAGTTTGCCAAATTGGTAAACCATTGATTGCAAAAGATTCGTAGGAACACCACAACGTACGGCTACCCATAAGTGCAGAACCTGCGGCTAAACCTGCGCAAGCATCTTCACTGAGTGGTTCGTAAACTTGTCCGCCAGGTTTTTGATTGTACAGCGGATCTTCGGTCGGGTGAATGATTTTTAAGGCTTGGTTGATATTGGCAATTCCTGAAGCTTCATTTCCATCCGCATTCGTCACCAAGAAGTTGCGATCGCATTCACCAACTCTTCCCACCAATCGTCCCATCGCGGTTGTGGCAACTTTTGGATCGCCACCTACAGCGTATTCTTCTAAGGGTAAATCTTCGATTTCTGGTAATTCTAAAACCGATTCGGTCACTGCAACACGACTCGCAGGACCACCCCCTGCACGTTCAAAGTTAGTACGTACCAATTGCCAAGCTTCTGGGGCTAAAGCACGGGCTTGCAGCGCATTGACAATATCTGGATTATCTAGCGTGTGCATTGCATAGAGGTTGTGCGATTTTGCGCCTCTTGCGTGGACTCCAGCACCTTTTAATTGTTTGATAATGAGTACTGTACGCGTTCCACTTAATGCCGATTTGGCGGCTTCGTCGGCGGCGATGAGGACTGCCTTGGTAAACGCTAGGCGTTGCTTGAAAGAAAACGCGGTACTATCGACGTAGTTTCCTGGTTGGTCTTGGTCGTCAAAGTCTTTGGCATCGACTAACACAACTTCCTCAAAGCCGTTACCGTGCCAATAAGCCATCATCTGCTCGTTGGATTGCGTAGAAACCATACTATGATGCTCTTGGCTAAAACCATTCCACACCAGCACGGGTAAAAAGTTCGTCATTCCTGGATAAGCGGTGTGAAAATGCGCCATACTACTCACAATGTAAGGCTCGCCTAATCCACCGTCACCAATTGTCACAGGAAACAGCTTGTCACGGTGCAAGCGCGCAGCTGCCATTGCGAAGTGTTGTCCTTGTCCTAACGGACCTGCGGGTGAGAGAATTCCTGGAATGTAACCGGATAAGTGTCCGAGTAAGCCGTGATGTTCGCGAAAGCGATCGCGCAGTTGTTGTACCGTATTGATTCCCATGTCTTCGAGGGATCGATCGAGAAACATCGCACTGTAAAATCCTGGGGCGTGATGCCCAACTTCAGTGAGAATGTTTTTGTGCCCCAGCATGACTAATGCGGCATACGCTTCAACTTGGCTGGCAAATCCGCCTGGATGTCCTGAAGCTTTGCTTGCCGTAATTTGTAATGTTAGATAACGTAGTGCATCAGCAGCAAGTAGCGTTTGGAAAACTACCGCTGGATCTTCAGGGTCGCTAATCGACGTACTACCAGAGGCGATCGCGGCTTGTTTGCCATAAGTGTCAAATTCGGGCAGCATTTCTCCAAAATACTGAATTCCTTCGCAGAAATCTGGAGTTGCTAACTTTGCCGCTTGCGTCGATGCCGTCATGCTCAATTTCCTCTGCAATTACAGTACTGTTGTTGATGTGACTTAACTAACAATTTTACAATTTCCCTATTCCCGAAATTATTACTTCTACTTCTTACATAAATCAATTCTGGCAATCTAATCTGGGAAAATTGTTACACTTCTGTCGTTTGCATAGCACAATATTCTAAACATTTATGATGCGTCGCCTACTATCTTCCTCAAAATATATTATGATTTTGCCTGCTTTGTCTAATGTCATAGCAGCATTAGTCTTAATGATTTATAGTACTATACAAACCTTTGTTGCTGTTATTAGTTTACTCCAGCGTAGTTTTACTGGTGGTTTATCTAAAAGTGTTGTTTTTGATGCTGCTATCAGTTTTTTAGAAATAGCCGATATTGTCCTTTTGGCAACTGTAATTTTAGTGATTGGTCTTGGTTTATACGAACTTTTTATTAGTCAGCTTAATTTGCCAAGCTGGTTATTAATTCGCAATCTTGACGATCTTAAAGATAAGCTTATTAGTACTGTAGTTGCTGTTATATCTATTTTGTTTCTTGGGGCAGTTGTTAATAATATTCCTAACTTATTGCCATTCGGTGCATCAGTAGCATTGGTCATTGTTGCTTTAGCAATTTTTACTAATTGGGTACCTAGTTGGAAGAAAAATTCACAGTAATAAGAAAAATGATTAATAGGCGTAGCCTTCCCGCAAGGTAGCACGCAAAGTACACAAAGGAAAGAGTTTTTAAGATATTTGAGAAATATTTAAATAAATGGTTTATATAAATATACAATATAAACATATAAAAGCAATAAATACTGACTTGACTGCATTTATGCAGTCGTTGCACGGCGGAGTACCGACGACTAAAATATAGGAAAAAAATAAAGTTAATATGCGAGTGAATTTCAAAACACAAACTCCTGCATTGTTACAAACTTTACAATTAATTTCTGAGCCAACAAAGTTTTTAGAAAGTTGTATGCAGCGGTATGGAGATCCATTTACTGTTAGAGTGCTTGGGTTAAAGTCTCCACCAGTTGTATTTTTTAGTAGTCCGCAAGCTATTAAGGAAATCTTTGCTTTACCTGGCGATCAGTTTGATTTTAAAAAGGCTACGCATGTTTTTAAGCCGTTGATGGGAGAGAAATCAATTATTTTACAAGAGGGTCGTAGCCATCAACGCCAGAAGCAATTCATGATGCCACCGTTTCATGGCGATCGCATGAAAGCTTATGGTGAAATTATCGCGCAAATTACTAACCATGTCATTGACCAATGGTCTGTAGGAAAAATCATTTCGCTCCAGCACGAAATGTCAGATATTACTTTGCAGATTATTTTACAAGTTGTCTTTGGAATTAGTCCAGGAACGCGCTATGACAAAATTAAAACGTTACTTGGTTCGCTATTAGATGATGTCACGAAGCCTTTGTTCTCTAGTTTGTTTTTCTTTCCACCCCTGCAAAATGATTTGGGTGCATGGAGTCCTTGGGGAAAATTCTTAAGACGCCGACAAGCAATTGATGAGTTAATTTACAGTGAAATTGCACAGCGTAGAAAAGAAGATGATGCTACGCGTAGCGATATCCTTTCAATGTTAATAGCCGCACGCGATGAAAACGGTCAACCGCTGACTGATATAGAGTTACGCGATCAACTAGTTTCACTTCTGTTATTAGGATATGAAACCACCGCAGCAGCTTTGAGTTGGGCATTTTATTTAATTCACTCTTCGCCACAAGTTTTGGCGAAATTACTACAAGAATTAGCCACATCTTCAGTGAATCCTGAAGATATTGCTGCTTTACCCTATTTAACCGCAATTTGTCAAGAGACGCTGAGAATTTATCCTATTGGTTTAATTTGTACACCGCGAATGGTTAGAGATTCAGCACAAATTGTAGGCGACACGTTTGATGCGGGAACCATTGTTGTTCCTTGCATTTATTTAGCACATCGTCGCCCAGAAACTTATCCTCAACCTGAAGAATTTTTACCGGAAAGATTTTTAGCGCGGAAGTTTTCGCCTTATGAATATTTACCTTTTGGTGGTGGAATTCGTGGCTGTATTGGGGTAGCGTTTTCGATGTATGAAATGAAACTTGTACTAGCGACAATTTTATCGCGCTTTCACTTAGCTTTAGCTGATTCGCGTCCAGCGCGTCCAGTGCGTCGTGGAATTACCATCGTTCCCTCGGTGAGTGGAATGAACATGATAGTCAAAGCACAACAACCTGCGAAAGTACCAGTAAAAATGTAGTGTTTTCTACCAAAGTGTTTATTCCGTAATATAGATTTCCGTTGCTGCTGCAACTTCTACAGTAACAGTTAGAAGACTTATGAATTTGAGTTTGTACAACGCAAGCTTTGAATGAGTAGCATCAGAGGAAATCGCAAATATCATGTTGGATGACACACGGTTAGAAGAACAGGCTATCAGTAAAGCAGCAGAAATTGGACTTTCTAGCCAAATCGAGCAAGCTGAGGCAATTAATGTCGAGGTTAAAACTGATCTGTGGAAGATTTTACAAGGACAAGCAGATTCCGTTGCGATCGCTGGTGAAGGTGTTGTACTGCAAAAAGATATCCGCGTTCAGCACATGGAATTGTCTACGGATAAAATTGACATCAATCCTTTCAGTGCTTTACTCGGACAAGTTGAACTCAATCAGCCGGTACAAGCTAACGCCCGTCTTGTCATGTTCCAAGAAGATCTCAACCGCGCGCTGAATAGCGATTACATTCTTCACCAAGCACAATTTGATTTGGATGTCGATGGGGAAAAGGTCAACTTGGAAATGCAGCAAATGCACCTCGCGCTACCAGGTAACAACAAAATGGTGTTTGATGGTAAAGCTGTGCTGCAAGAAAAAGGTACAACCCGTCAAATCGCATTT
This window contains:
- the cysH gene encoding phosphoadenosine phosphosulfate reductase — encoded protein: MLVQDVAVDTTQSFDLNELNQRFAEVHPINILGWCLENLRPGLVQSSAFNVNGMAIMHMLYQIAPNPPVPVLFLDTLHHFPETLELVRDAQKLYELDLHVYRVPDADSRESFAARYGESLWEKDFEKYHYLTKVEPLQRGLRELDATAWITGRRRDQSSTRSHTPIFEQDKHGRLKINPLASWTRQDVWKYVMRHNVLYNPLHDQGYPSIGDEPTTTPVNAGEDERAGRWRGMGKTECGIHL
- a CDS encoding selenium-binding family protein; the encoded protein is MSNHNHACCGPGYASPADAIQAEREKLLYTIALYTGTGIEEPDYLATIDVDPNSPTYSQVIHRLPMPYIGDELHHFGWNACSSCHGDASKSRRFLVVPGQRSSRIYIIDVAEARSPKIHKVIEPEEIIQKTNLTAPHTVHCLADSHVMISMLGDSEGNAPGGFLLLNADFEIAGRWELSSGMNFNYDFWYQPRHNVMVSSEWGAPKTYYPGFDLDDVTAGNYGHHLHFWDWSQHKIIQSVDLGTEGLIPLEVRFHHDPDSTHGFVGAALSSNVWHWHKPNGHWQVEKVIDVPSVDVEGWAIPVPSLITDILLSMSDRYLYFSNWLHGDIRQYDISDPSQPKLTGQVWCGGLLGKGGEVQGRKLQGGPQMLQLSLDGKRLYVTNSLFSTWDNQFYPDLAKSGSYMLQIDCDTENGGLKINEDFYVDFGKEPAGPARAHEMRYPGGDCTSDIWI
- a CDS encoding transketolase → MTASTQAAKLATPDFCEGIQYFGEMLPEFDTYGKQAAIASGSTSISDPEDPAVVFQTLLAADALRYLTLQITASKASGHPGGFASQVEAYAALVMLGHKNILTEVGHHAPGFYSAMFLDRSLEDMGINTVQQLRDRFREHHGLLGHLSGYIPGILSPAGPLGQGQHFAMAAARLHRDKLFPVTIGDGGLGEPYIVSSMAHFHTAYPGMTNFLPVLVWNGFSQEHHSMVSTQSNEQMMAYWHGNGFEEVVLVDAKDFDDQDQPGNYVDSTAFSFKQRLAFTKAVLIAADEAAKSALSGTRTVLIIKQLKGAGVHARGAKSHNLYAMHTLDNPDIVNALQARALAPEAWQLVRTNFERAGGGPASRVAVTESVLELPEIEDLPLEEYAVGGDPKVATTAMGRLVGRVGECDRNFLVTNADGNEASGIANINQALKIIHPTEDPLYNQKPGGQVYEPLSEDACAGLAAGSALMGSRTLWCSYESFAINGLPIWQTVTQAMAELRRPTPSTVTLFTAGALEQGRNGWTHQRPEVEAYFAAMMRNGNVFPIFPPDANSIQVAYEWALTTKNKGIVITASKSPLPIRTTFEQGRKAIEDGAIALQEASGSKTVVFAVVGDMVLLPVLEAASALAVQEVGVRVVSVVNPRRLYRPSDVAWDSCAEPDGDFLDDAEFEKLFGGDALIGVTAGASGMLEPIMLRSTAKRDTFAWKRGETTASPAQLMALNGLTAENLVKRAMELVS
- a CDS encoding YqhA family protein, producing MMRRLLSSSKYIMILPALSNVIAALVLMIYSTIQTFVAVISLLQRSFTGGLSKSVVFDAAISFLEIADIVLLATVILVIGLGLYELFISQLNLPSWLLIRNLDDLKDKLISTVVAVISILFLGAVVNNIPNLLPFGASVALVIVALAIFTNWVPSWKKNSQ
- a CDS encoding cytochrome P450, translated to MRVNFKTQTPALLQTLQLISEPTKFLESCMQRYGDPFTVRVLGLKSPPVVFFSSPQAIKEIFALPGDQFDFKKATHVFKPLMGEKSIILQEGRSHQRQKQFMMPPFHGDRMKAYGEIIAQITNHVIDQWSVGKIISLQHEMSDITLQIILQVVFGISPGTRYDKIKTLLGSLLDDVTKPLFSSLFFFPPLQNDLGAWSPWGKFLRRRQAIDELIYSEIAQRRKEDDATRSDILSMLIAARDENGQPLTDIELRDQLVSLLLLGYETTAAALSWAFYLIHSSPQVLAKLLQELATSSVNPEDIAALPYLTAICQETLRIYPIGLICTPRMVRDSAQIVGDTFDAGTIVVPCIYLAHRRPETYPQPEEFLPERFLARKFSPYEYLPFGGGIRGCIGVAFSMYEMKLVLATILSRFHLALADSRPARPVRRGITIVPSVSGMNMIVKAQQPAKVPVKM
- a CDS encoding DUF2993 domain-containing protein, producing the protein MLDDTRLEEQAISKAAEIGLSSQIEQAEAINVEVKTDLWKILQGQADSVAIAGEGVVLQKDIRVQHMELSTDKIDINPFSALLGQVELNQPVQANARLVMFQEDLNRALNSDYILHQAQFDLDVDGEKVNLEMQQMHLALPGNNKMVFDGKAVLQEKGTTRQIAFHATARPRTQTEPVMLEGFTCTEGDGISLEFTAALMQKVKEMVNSAYINLDTMALRVSNMEVQQGSILLQAQALVRELPTMEQ